The Rutidosis leptorrhynchoides isolate AG116_Rl617_1_P2 unplaced genomic scaffold, CSIRO_AGI_Rlap_v1 contig92, whole genome shotgun sequence DNA segment GGTTTTTTTCCACGAAGCTTTGGTTTTCGTGAAAAAATAAGATTTGCCTCTAAACTTGTCTATTAATTTGATGTTATTTTCTATTATCAGCATTGTGGATGAATGATTTGATGGAATTTTATTCTTTTGCATGAATTTGGTGAGTAAATAAAATTATGCATGTAGTTGCTATTTAAGGAATGGAAAAAGATATATATCCGTTAAGGTAATTGACATTTTCGAAAGTATTCTGATTTACTCTCATGTTGTTTGATTTGGATCAATGAACTCGATGGAAGCCTCTATTTCCATTGGTTACTCTATGATTAACTGTCATTGGTTTAATTCCTCTGCATCAGTTTAGGAAGTTTTGTCCTTTACTCTCAATCACTCCGTTTTGCTATCGAATTGGTGTTAATTTGCGTTTATGGTCTGTTATTCATGAATGATTTCATTTTGTTTCATCGCTTGTGATAGGTGGTAGTTATAGCTGCTATGTATCAATTGTAAAAATCTATCTGATTGGTTTCCTGTCTTTTCAGGCCACAATATGGTGCACCACTTTGAGATGACTATTTCACACTGCTAAGAAAACATTTATTATACCAAAAAAGCAGTGATAAGATGAATATAATTTCATGACCACTTTAGTTGTTAGATATATATTCAAGAACCTTTTACTTATGTTTTGTATTATCTCATTGCATTTCAATTATTACCAATGGCTTGGCCGACTGAAATTCCAGGTAGTGAAGCTGCAACGCATATTCTCCTCAGTTTTCAAAGCACTGAAGGCTTGAGTACCAGATTATCCACTACAAAGTTCTCAAAATTCGTCAAGGGACATGGCTTGAAGGCGAGTTTCAGTCTTCGGTTTGATTCTTTGGCTATGGAGGGTGAAAATCTCACTGCTCGTGTAACAATAATTGAAAGGGACAATATAAATTCATGGGGACTCCGTGGCAAATGGCTCATCTGTACCTGGAATATCTTTGATCTCAACTCTATTACGAGAGATTTCGACGGTAATACATCGTGGTTCACAAAAGAGGCTAGGAAGAAACTCTTCTTCGGTGTTGTTATGACCCACATACATGTTATAGAACAAGCACCATTAGTATGTTCTTAACATCTTTTGTTATTAATTGATCTATTACTTATATATACCATAGAtatttgtttaatatttttatttgtttttctttcAGGAGCTCCAACCTAGAGTGTTCCAATAGTTAGGGCTTGATGTTGATCAGGTCTTTTTAGTTCGACTTCTTTCTAGGTCGAGGGTTTACAGATGTGAACTGAAAGTCAGCATGGAGGACAATCATTCCACAAATATTTCAGGTTATGAGTAGGGATTAGTTTGTAAGGATGAGGAAATAGCAGTGGGGGACAGATTTAGACTATTATGGGTTGGAATGACTTCATATCCATACATGGTGTTCCTCGCAAAGGTAATCAGAGTAGGTCAGGAGGACCTAGCATGACGAAATCCAAAGTAGAAAGAAATGGTGACATGTGAATCAGACTAAAAAGGTTAATTATGCTAAGAGAAGGTATGGCGATGGGTAGTGATGTAGGCAGAGGTCGAGTGTGGTATTGATGTATAATTGGAGACATCATCCCAGGTTGTGGTACTTCACATTTCGAGTTAGCAACCTGTGTGATGTTTCTAAATATACGCAAATACTCCATTCTGATTACTGTGTGCATTACTACTCATCCCAATATCTTCCTTTGCGTAATTGGCTTAATCGAGAAAGTCTGTATCCAATATCGTCACTTTCTTCTTTGGCGCTATCTAAATGTACACCAATACTGCACTTGATCATTGATGCCCCATACAGTTCGTAGGTCTCTTTTTGTTAAGGACCGATGAGCTCAACTACTCCCTCGTCCAACAAAGGGAGGAATATGTAGAATCTTGTTCAAATTCAGAACAACGTTCAGATTCTCGACAACAAGTAGTGTTCAATTATATGCGTTGGTCTTTTTCTTGTTAAGGATCGATGGGCTCAACTATTTTGTCTTCCATCAAAGGGAGGAATGTGTAGAACCCTGATCAGTCTTCCTATGGGTTAGTTATACATGTTAGCTAGCTAGGTTCTCAGTCTTTCTATGGATTGCACGAGAAAGTAGTTTTTGTAACCTTTATGTTTCATATCGGATCGATTTGCACGAGAAAGTAGTTTATGTAACCTTTATGTTTCATGTGGGATTTGCACGAGAAAGTAGGTTTTGTAACCTTTATCATCTCAGATTTGTGTTCTGCATTCAATATTAAATAAAGTTTTttatgtaatttaaataatctTTTTAAATAATCTTCCTTTATGATATTTTATTGGAATTGAAATCAAATTGTCTATGCTTGTGAAGGATAATCTAATGTAGGTGACTTTGAGATAAAAACTGGATCGATTTTTGGTGGTGAAGCATAGTATTTGGCCACGGTTCCGAAAACGTGGGAAATAAGACGACATAAAACTGTGGCGTACTATACTAAAAACCGTGGTGTATTATACTTAAAAATTATGGCGTTATTACGGGTATTAAAAAGTCGTCGTTTTGGTGGCGGGTATTTTCAAAAAATTTTGCTTAGTTAAAATGTGACACGCGCGTTAATCAACATATCGTTTTCACTGATTCACTTCCCTCTGAAGCTCGACAAAACTTCGCTCCGAAGCTCAACAATTACAAAGTACTCGACTTTCAAAAAATTTCTCTCTGGAGCTAGTTCGAAGCTCGACAATCGCCAAAACTGCGACAATCACAATTTACCATCTTAATTAAAGCTACAAAGGTAATCACGGTAAGcttttattctttctccttaaCTTTAAGATTTTTTGAGTTCATCTTAAACTAATTTCGGATTTTGCATAACTTATCTTTGGGTTGATAATAAGAATTGGGTACTTTGTTGATTTTGAATGTAATCTTCATTTGTAATCGATCTTTAAAGCTTTGCATTTCaattatttttctttttttcttgGAGTAGCGATATTTCATTCACAACTTGAAATCTACGTAGAGAATTTAGATTCATTGGCACTATCAAATTTATATGAGAATTAGGTTAGTTGGTTTAGAATTTGATCAAGTTCATTATGTAGTtgctatgtacaagaatataatttgCGATTTGATGAAAAGCATCTACTTTAAATTATTGGTGAAAAATCTTCCTGACGAATGACCATTTTTTCTTTAAAGCTATCAATGAAAATTTTTGCACACAGAGATTCATACATTTTGGTATGGTGTCTTTTCAACGATATATATACTGAACATTACTAGTACTATACTGCTCTTCTCTGTGTTGCTCTTATTACTtcccctctctctctctcaatCCTTGATACTATTCTCGTTAAATAATATGGAGCAAAAAGTTGGCCGGAGTTTCGTTCCGAACAATGACGAGTTGAAAGATTACCACCTAAAAAATAGAGTCATCGAAAACCAAATGAAAGAACTCAACGAAACAATCATCACCATTGATTATAACAAGCTTGAACCACGGGAGTTACCTGGTTAGTGACTtaattttgttctatatatgtattTGGTGATTATTTTTTGGGTCACTTttgctttaattaattattatcatgttaaatatgtatattcaAGTTTTTCACTTGAAAGATCGATGGATAACGACATGTACTTCTTTTGTGAACTGTAAAAAGATGTAAAACGTGACGGATGTAAAAGGTCGACTACCCCATTAGATTTTTGAAAAGTCATTTTTTGTACTAAAAATTTCTCAACTCGAGAAAATGTTAAAGTTATAAGGAGGATATTGTCTTACCAAGTCAGCTTATGCTTCTAACAAGACCAAAAGTCTATCCAAATCTAAATCCAAATCCAAATCGGAGACTGAATCCCAATTGATCGTTGATGAGTACACAACAAACTTTGACTTCCCGAACACGGTATGTATGGTGATGTATtgctatatatattaattatattatgaaTTAtgcttaatatatatatgtatatatgccaTGTAGAACAACTATATAGTTTGGCACGCGATGAAAAAAGGGAGAGAATGGTGGTACGAGTAATTCTCAAGCTGAAGCCAATATTCAAGATGATCAGGAGAGAAGATCCAATTCTCATTCGGTGAGTATTAGAAATATATTACTCTATATACAGTCCGAAATCATATAGCATAAGTTGTATAAGTATTATTGTTGAATTATTTTCTAGTCAGATTAAAGGCGCAGCCTGCTGGATTTTACTTCTACTTGgtgataatatatctaattatttatTTTTGCAGGTACAATGGTTGGAAATTGATCTTTAACTTGTGAACTGAGAATGCATAGATTAACCTTTAATACATGATAAGTTTTATTTGTACTTCATGTGATTAATCTTTTCTCATAAGCTTTACATTAATAGAATTAATGATGtgtaaattatttatttatatttatgttttattattCGTATTAAATTGTATTTTGAATTTAATAGTTATGAATTTATTTTTGATAGAATCGATCTACGAAAAAATTTAAAATGAAGGTGGCTTCGGAATCGGGACCACAATTTTGCGGCTGGAGTACTATATTAAATTTCCACGGTTTTAAAAACCATCGAAACCTGAACAAAAAACGTCCCAATCATTTCTACAGAATCGTGGTTAATAAACATTTCAGTATCTCCACAGTTTCCAAAACCGTGACAACCTAAGACCACGACCAAAAAAACCGTGATATAAAAGGGAGATAGGGGTTATCTATATGGATTTTTATACATCACGATTTCTTATAACCGTGGCGGAAAAGGGATAAAAACCGTGCTGTATACCTAAGATCACGACAGCAAATTTCACGGTTCAAAACCATGGCGTAAAGTCAAAAAACCGTGTCCTATTCTTTAAACCACGATTTTTTCATATTTGACCACGTTTATGCGACCGAGATTTTTTTTCTACTagtgtttaaaactaaatatgtcgTCTAATAGAAAGCATGAAGGCTCATGCGATCAAATTTGCATGACAATGAAAACGAAAATTTACTAGTGAAGATCAAATAGTTATTGTATCTTCTCCTTTTGTTAAACTCAATTAATTATCTGAGTTTGCTAATAAACTTTTATTTTAGTATCGTATATTCACTTCAAGATATTCCgcttatattattatatttgttcgGTTATTATGCTCATTTTGGAAAATTTTTAGCCGGATGTGGGTTTGAAAAGTTATTGTAGTGTAGGCGTTGGTATGTGTAGAGCAAATGGGTTTCATTTGAATACGTTATGTTCCAAATGTTCGACCTAAGATCTAATTAGCACTAACACATACATTATGTTAACCGATGATATAGTTCAATATTAATTTATGCGTTTGAGCTTCTTATCCACAAATAATATTGTAAGTTCATAATTATCAGCTCAATAATTCGATCCGATTGGTTTGTCATATTTTGACTGATTAATTGACCGTACATGAATAATTTGGAATATATTATATATGAAGATAAAATCAAtgattaattttaaatatatttatcttaaAAAATATTATCTCTACGTGATATATTTACCTTTTATGGAAGAGATATTCAAGAGTACATTGATTTCTAATTGGAGTCTACATGAAAACCTTATTTCTTATGCCTATATAAACAAGTGAAAAGCTGAAAAATTAGTGTTTTTAATGTTCACGAGCACATGGATATTATTCACACAACTATGGTCCACGAAGATATCAAATTTATTCGAGCATATTTTCTAAATCGCGCATGTTGTTACACAAAAGAACCGATCATCTACATAACAGAACTTCAAGATGTATTTTAAATTTTTTGTATTAGGGTTACATTACAATTATCTATTCATTTAGGATTCATATAAAAGTATACAAACTACCCATTAATCTTCATAAAAAAGAGATCCTATATCCAACCGACTTTGGTTGTTGTTCACTCTACTTAGGCTTTAGGTTATGGTATAGTTAATTGAGTCTACCTAAGGAAACTATCGGGCAAAGAAGTAGATTTTCTTACTAGGATTACGGAAAGTAGTATAGGTAGTATGGCACAATTGAGGTTGGCTATATAATTTATTTAGTTGTACTTGTAACCCACAGATAGTAAATCAGTTCGTGGACAAGGGCTTGGAGATGTCGAAACCGGATTGGTTTCGAACCACATAACACCACACGAGAGAAACACAGATTTGTGTCGCTAACCCATGAAAATGTGTCACGAATCCAATTTTAAGACACAAATGCCTGCGTCGCAGCTATCTCGCAAAACGGCTTGTCGTAGATTGGCCAACGACACAAAATACGTTGTGTCGCAAATCTGTGTATCAAGACTTGAGTAGCAAATCTGCGTCACATTTGCGATACAAGACGTGTGTAGCAGATCTGCGACACAATTGCGGGAGAAGAAAGAGAGAGGCATCAACGGACAAGGGAGGAAATAGGCAGGACGAGGTGGCAGTGGTGGCGTGTGGCTCGACGACGTTGAGTGGTGGGGCTTACCTCGTGGAGAGATTTGTTGTGCTCGTCTCTCAGATTTGGAAAAGAAAAGGGAAAAAGGGCTTTTATGAATCCAACTCTGCGACACAAAACTTGCGTCACAATTGGATCGCAAATATTTTTAGCGACAATTACGTGTGTCACAATTCGCCGCAAAGCAACAATCGACGATGACTCAACTTTTGTACTGCAATTGTGTCGCAATTTTTTGTTTTTTTAGCAGATGTGATGCATTTGTGTCGCAAACTTGAGTCACAAATTAAGCATTTTCGTGTAGTATAAAAATATCGCGTGACATTTTTTTTTTCTACTATGTGCAATTAATTATTTATGTCACTTACTTTAAACACATTGCCAAAGTTTATCAATCTTAACTTTCCAAATCTTAAGCAATGattgtttcaaaaaaaaaaaaaaaaaatcttaagcaATGATATAAACCGTACACATAAGATTCATTTAATTAGGATTAGTTGTGTTTTCTATTATGTTCAAAATTTGAGGGAGACGTTCATAACTAGTTAATTAAAAGGAAAAATGCTCTCACAGGTTATTAAACTTTATCTAGGTTAACCGTCAATTTCCTAAACTTTATTTACTACCCATCGTATCCctaaatttatatatatcataaccAATGAGTCTTTGACGTTAACTTTCCGTTAAAATTACCGACATGTCTACTAATGTCCGTTAGTTGTCCTACGTTTCAAACTTTCAGTTAAGATTGTATTTTGGGGGTGATTTAGAGTTCTTTCGGTATTGTGTGCCATAGTGATTTCCTTTTTCTACTCAGAGAAACTAATCTGTTCTGTGCCATGAGTTGCTGTGAATTTACTTTGACGATCACGATTCTACTGATTATTGCTTATGTACTGTTTGGTGAGGAGGAAGATGAGGTCAGTACAGTCATTTTAAATGTTTGTCAATTGTGTTGGCTGTTAGATTAGCTTCAGTGTTTGGTTTGGATTCATTTCAATTTTATTTCGGTTTAATTAAATGATGTGGACCCATTATTTTAATTGAAAGTTTGACACGTAGGACAACTAACGGACATTAGTAGACATGTCAGCAATTTTAATGGAAAGTTAACGTCAAGGTCCCGGTGGTTATGATTTATACAAGTTTAGAAATTCGATGGTTAGTAAGTGAAGTTTAGGGAGCTGACGGTTAACCTATGTAAAATTTAGGGACCTGTGAAAGCATTTTCTCTAATTAAAAAGGAATAGGTTAgacattaaattaaattaaaatgtgATTATAAATGTATttaagaaggaaaaaaagatgtaGCATTATCAAATATAAATAATACACTATTGTTAAATTTCTCACCCTATAAATATTATGGACGTGAAAATGAAAAACCGTAATTTTAAATTTCAGGAAATTATAAATGTATTTTCCGTTTAAAGAAGGTAGACATTTTAATACAAATTGTAGTGAAGGTGAACAGAGGTAGTACCACCGGAAATTTCATTTCCGGTTTTACGAAGTTTATGTTGTAATCCCATGGATCGGAAATGCTGAATACGGTCAAAGACTACGACCGGATTTGCCAAATTCGGGGAACCTCAAAAATTAAAATCGGATTCAACAATTCCGGTCAAACAAAAAAAAGCTTAAAACCGGATTCAACAATCCCTGTCAACCACAAAAAATCACCACcgacaccttaaaaccggattcaACAATCCCGGTCAAAGGATTTATCCAATGCATGCAACACTTGTTGACACGTGTCATTGCCGGGAAACTGTCCAGTGCATGACGGACACGTGGAGGAGCACGGAATTTTTTTTTTAGACCAGTTTATTACATAAACTTCGTAAAACTGTCTTCCTCCTCCGTTTCTTGTTTTACTGTCTTTCATCATCTGTCTCACTTAAACTTCTTCTTCCATCTCTCTAAAACTCCCTCAATCTCACTGATTTCAAATCAGAAATAAGCTAAATCCGTACGAGTTTTTCGACGAATTTATTCTACGGACGTATATTTTTATGATTAaggtattttttttgttttttttaaaaatttgaTTACAATTAAGCGTATTTAAACAAAATAATCATGTAAAATGAGATGTATGAAATTAATTAATAGAGAAAATGAGATGTAGTAATAAGTTTTCTCTATAATTACTACTAAGTTTAATTACTACTAACTGTACTACTAAATTTAGCTAAATTTAACTGTACTATTAAGtttaattactactaagttttctcTATAATAAATTTTAGAAAAATGATTTGAagaatatttttgtaaaaaaattaaCTTAACAAAAAAAATAATTTGTCTTATATATAAGGTAAAGCAAACCGTTCCTCTAACAAAAATAAATTATACGAAAATTCATTTGATTTTATTacatttttaattttctttttgTTATATCTTTATTTTTCTATTGACTAGAAtactatttaatttttttttcaataatAAAAATGGAGTACATGGTATATATAATATATTGCTTGCCCATGTCAATTTTAATTATACGAAAATTCATTTGATTTTATTACATTTtgaattttctttttctttttgttatatttttatttttctattgaCTAGAAtactatttaatttttttttcaataatAAAAATGGAGTACAtggtatataataatatattacttGCCCATGTCAATTTTAATTATACGAAAATTCATTTGATTTTATTATATTTTGAATTTTCTTTTTGttatatttctatttttttattgaCTAGAAtactatttaatttttttttcaataatAAAAATGGAGTACATGGTATATATAATATATTGCTTGCCCATGTCAATTTTAATTATACGAAAATTCATTTgattttattatattttcatttttctttttgTTATATTTTTATGTTTCTTTTGACTAGAATACTATTCATTTTAGAAGACTCAtttaattttaatttcaaattTTTAATAGATTATGGCGGCGAGATATTCTTGGGTTGCGCAAGGACCTACCGTGCCCGATCTATTGTGGTTTCAGCCGCAACACAGATCGATTGAGATTTATTCGTCACAGGAGGAGCACGACAGGCAAATGGTTGTTAGGAGAGCGGACTCCCTCTTCTGGGAGTGTATGCGGTATCCCGCATATCGCCGAGCAGAGGTCATGGAGTACATAGATATGATGGGTTTCGGTCTGGTCTCGAAGATAGGATTCATGGAGTACGACCATCATCTTTTGACTGCACTCGTAGAACGATGGAGGCCCGAGACCCATACCTTCCACCTATCAGTAGGCGAGACCTCCATCACACTCCAGGACGTCGAGGTTTTGCTAGGATTGCGGATTGACGGTGCGCCCGTTACGGGTACCGATGCGTATCCCCCCGACATCGACGGATATCTGTATGCACTGTTAGGCTTTGTGCCGGTAAAGACTTCGAAGACCGGCATCAAACTGTCCAGCATCAGGGACCACCTGGTGCAACATCGTGATCAAGAAGAAATCACACCGGTGGAGGCGCTCCAGAGGGCGCGTTGTCTCATCGCGTTCTTGCTTGGTGGTTGCTTCTTTCCCGATCAT contains these protein-coding regions:
- the LOC139885277 gene encoding protein MAIN-LIKE 2-like — protein: MAARYSWVAQGPTVPDLLWFQPQHRSIEIYSSQEEHDRQMVVRRADSLFWECMRYPAYRRAEVMEYIDMMGFGLVSKIGFMEYDHHLLTALVERWRPETHTFHLSVGETSITLQDVEVLLGLRIDGAPVTGTDAYPPDIDGYLYALLGFVPVKTSKTGIKLSSIRDHLVQHRDQEEITPVEALQRARCLIAFLLGGCFFPDHSNNKIDLFLLRLLEDPQ